A single region of the Vicia villosa cultivar HV-30 ecotype Madison, WI linkage group LG4, Vvil1.0, whole genome shotgun sequence genome encodes:
- the LOC131599920 gene encoding transcription factor MUTE-like produces MSHIAVERNRRRQMNEHLKVLRSLTPCFYIKRGDQASIIGGVIEFINELHQVLQALESQKRRKSLSPSPNPSPKTLQPTFHQFDISSGGIETNNSFKELGASCNSSVADVEVKISGPNVILRVISQRIPGQVSRIVAVLESFSFEVLHLNISSMEETVLYQFVVKIELGCQLSLEELAMEVQQSFCSEAMKLIAV; encoded by the exons ATGTCTCACATAGCTGTTGAGAGGAACAGAAGAAGACAGATGAATGAACATCTCAAAGTTTTAAGGTCCTTGACCCCTTGTTTCTATATTAAAAgg GGGGATCAAGCATCGATAATAGGGGGAGTTATAGAATTCATCAATGAATTGCACCAGGTTCTTCAAGCTTTGGAATCTCAGAAGAGAAGGAAGAGTTTAAGCCCTAGCCCTAATCCAAGTCCGAAAACACTGCAACCAACTTTCCATCAATTTGATATCTCATCTGGAGGAATTGAGACTAACAATTCTTTCAAGGAGCTAGGAGCAAGCTGCAATTCTTCCGTTGCAGATGTAGAAGTGAAAATCTCAGGTCCAAATGTGATTTTGAGAGTGATATCTCAAAGAATTCCAGGTCAAGTTTCGAGGATTGTAGCTGTTTTAGAAAGTTTTTCTTTTGAAGTTCTTCATCTTAACATTAGTAGCATGGAAGAGACTGTTCTATACCAATTTGTAGTCAAG ATAGAACTGGGATGTCAGCTGAGTTTGGAGGAACTAGCTATGGAAGTACAGCAAAGCTTTTGCTCAGAGGCTATGAAGTTGATTGCAGTGTGA